The stretch of DNA CGCTCCTCGGCCCCAACGGCGCCGGCAAGTCCACGACGCTGCGCATGCTCACGACGCTCCTCGCCCCGACCTCCGGGCGGGCCAGCGTCGCGGGGCACGACGTCGTCGCCGACCCGCGGGCCGTGCGGCGCCGCACCGGCTACGTCGGGCAGGGCAACGGCGCCGGCCACCACCAGCGCGGGCGCGACGAGCTCGTGGGGCAGGCCCGCGTCCACGGGCTCGGCCGGGCCGAGGCGCGCCGGCGCGCCGACGAGCTCGTCGCCGCGCTCGACCTGGGCGCCGTCGTCGACCGGCGGGTGGGCACGCTCTCCGGCGGCCAGCGGCGCCGGCTCGACGTCGCCCTGGGCCTCGTCGGGGCGCCGGACGTGCTCTTCCTCGACGAGCCGAGCACGGGGCTCGACCCCCACAACCGGGCCGCGCTGCAGGAGCACGTACGGGCCCTGCGCTCGCGCCGCGACACGACCGTCGTCCTCACGACGCACTACCTCGACGAGGCCGACGCCCTCGCCGAGCGGGTGGTCGTCGTGGACCACGGCCGGGTCATCGCCGACGACACCCCCGCCCGGCTCAAGGCCGAGCTGGCCGGCGACCGCCTCGTCCTCCGGCTCGGCGACGCCGACGCCGCCGCGCGCGCGGCGGGGCGCCTGCGGGCCGCGGGGGCCGGGGAGGTCGAGGCGGACGGCGCGCAGGTGCGGGCCCGCCTGGCGGACGCGCCGGCGCTCGTCCCCCGCCTCCTGCACGACCTCGAGGCCGCGGGGGCGCCCGTCGCCTCGGTCGAGGTCTCCCGGCCGACCCTCGACGACGTCTTCCTCCGCCTCACCGGCCGCAGCCTCCGCGAGGGCGGCGCCGGCACCCCCACCAGCCACGAGGAGGCTGCGGCATGACCACCCTCGCCACCCCGCTCCCCGCCGCGACAGCGGCGGCGCACCCCGGCTCCTTCGCGCGGGACACCTGGCTCGTGCTCGTCCGCGAGCTGCGCCCGGTGCTGCGCGACCCCTTCTCGCTCGTCGTCAGCATGGCCCAGCCCCTGGTCTTCCTCGCCCTCTTCGCCCCGCTGCTCGGCGACGTCCCGGGGCTGGGGGACGGCCCGGCGCTGCAGTGGTTCGTCCCCGGGACCATCGCGATGACGTGCCTCTTCGGCGCGTCCATGACCGGCTCGAACCTGCTGCTCGAGATGCAGACCGGCTCGCACGAACGGCTGCTCGTCGCGCCGCTGCGCCGCTCCGCGCTGCTCGTGGGCCGCGCCCTGAAGGAGGTCGTCCCCGCCGTCGCGCAGGGCGTCATCGTCCTCGCCGTCGTCACGCCGACCTCCTTCGACCTGCACGTGACCGGCGCGGTCGTGGCCCTGCTGCTGCTGGCGGCGTTCAGCGTCGGGGTGGGCGCGCTGTCGTACGCCCTCGCGCTGGCCAGCCGCGAGCAGGACTGGATGTTCTGGGCCGTGCAGCAGACGCTCGTCTTCCCCGTGCTGCTGCTCGCCGGGATGCTCCTGCCGGTCGACGACGGGCCGGCCTGGCTGCGCGCGGCGTCGTCGCTGGACCCGCTGACCTACGTCGTCGAGGCCGCCCGCGACCTGCTCTCCGGCGAGCTCGCGACCGCCGCGGTCGGGTACGGCTGGCTCGCCGCGCTCCTCGTCGTCGCCGTCGGGCTGGCCGTCGGCACCCGGGCGGTCCGCCGCGCGGGCTGACGCGGCGGGCGCCCCGTGCCGGCCCTCGCCGGACGGGGCGCCCCGCGGGGGCGGTCAGCCCCGGAAGCGCCCCAGCGCCCCGTCGAGCTCGCCCGCGGTGCGCAGCAGGTCGGCGGCGGCGCCCCGCAGCTCGCCGAGCCCCTCGGCGGTGCGCTCCGAGGCGCGGGCGACGGCCTCGACGCTGGCGGAGACGCCGCGCCCGCCCTCGGCGGTGCTGGCGACCGAGCGGCTCATCTCGCTCGTGGTGGCGGTCTGCTCCTCGACCGCCGAGGCGATGGTGACCTGGTGGGCGTTGATCTGGTCGATGATCCGCCCGATCTCGGCGATGGCGTCGACGGCGCCGCCGGTGTCGCCCTGGATCGCGTCGACCCGCCGCGCGATGTCCTCGGTGGCGCGGGCCGTCTCCTGGGCGAGCTCCTTGACCTCGTTGGCGACGACGGCGAAGCCCTTGCCGGCCTCGCCGGCGCGAGCCGCCTCGATCGTGGCGTTGAGCGCGAGCAGGTTGGTCTGCTCGGCGATGGAGGTGATGGTCCGGATGACCGTGCCGATCTGCGCGGAGGACTCGCCGAGCTGGGCCACGGTGGCGTTCGTGCGCTCGGCGACGGACACCGCCTCGCCGGCGACGCGGGCGGCCTCGTTGGCGCTGTGCGAGATCTCCCGGATGGAGGCGCCCATCTCCTCGGCGCCGGCGGCGACCGTCTCGATGCCCCCGCTGATCGCCCCGGCCGCGCTCGCGGCCTCGGCGGCCTCGGCGCCGGTCTCCCCGGCCGTGCGGGCGATGTCCTCGGTCCCCTGGCTGACCCGCTGGGCGGCGGCGACCAGCTGCCCGGACGCCGCGCGCACCTGCGCCACGACGTCGCCCACGCCCGCGAGGGTGGCGTTGAGCGCGCCCCCGAGCTGGTCGAGCTCGTTGCGCGAGCCCTCCGGCAGGCGCCGCGACAGGTCGCCCGAGCGCAGCACCTCGACGGCCCGGGCCAGCGGAGCGGTGATGCTCCGCGAGACCAGGAGCGAGAGCAGGGCCACGGCGAGCACCAGCGGCAGCGCCTTGAGCGCCAGGGACGCGACCTCGGCGCGCACGGCCGCGTGGACGTCGTCGACGTAGGTGCCCGAGCCGACGACCCAGCCCCACGGCTCGTAGCCGGCGACGTAGGAGACCTTCGGCTGCGGCTGCTCCTCGCCCGGCTTCGGCCACTGGTACTCCACGAAGCCGGCGCCGTCGGCCTGCACCGTGCGCACGAACTCGACGAAGACGGCGACGCCGTCGGGGTCCTCGAGCCCCGAGACGTCGGTCCCGTCGAGCTCGGGCTTGACGGGGTGCATGAGCATCGTCGGGCCGTCGTCGTTGACCCAGAAGTACTCCTCGCCGGCGTAGCGCAGCGTGCGGAGCGTGTCGAGCGCGCCGGCCTGCGCCTGCTCGCGGGTCAGCTCGCCGGCCTGCTCGCGCGCCGCGTAGGACTCCACCACCCCGAGCGCGGTCTCCACGACCGAGCGCGTCGCGGCCTTGCGCCCCTCCATGGTGCTGCCGGACAGCTGGAGCGCGGCCAGGCCGGTGAGGGCGAGCAGGCCGAGGGCGGCGACGACGACGAGCGCGGTCAGCCGGGTCCGGATGCGGACGCTGTGCAGGCGGTTCACGGGGTCACCTCGGGTCGGGGGGGCGTACGGGGACGAGATCGGCACCCCGCGCCCCGGCTTGAGGGCCGCCGCGCGTCGGTAGGGTCGTGCGCCATGGGTGAGCGGATCGCGGTGCTCGGCGCCGGGAAGATGGGCGAGGCGCTGCTGTCCGGCATGCTGCGCGCCGGGCGCCCGGCGACCGACCTCGTCGTGAGCGTGCGGCGGGCCGAGCGCGGCGAGGAGCTGCGCGAGCGGTACGGCGTCGACGTCCTGCCGCTCGCGGACGCCGCTCGCGCCGCCACCACGCTCATCCTCGCGGTGAAGCCGCAGGACATGGGCGCGCTGCTCGACGAGCTCGCCCCGCACGTCGGGGCCGACCGCCTGGTCGTGTCCGCCGCCGCGGGCATCCCCGCCGCCGCCATCGAGCGCCGGCTCGCCCCCGGCGTCGCCGTGGTGCGGGTCATGTCCAACACGCCCGTCCTCGTCGACGAGGCGATGAGCGTGCTCTCGGCCGGCACCTCCGCCACCGCCGAGCACCTCGACCGGGCCGAGGAGCTCTTCGCGCCGGTCGGGCGGACCCTGCGGGTGCCCGAGGCCCAGCAGGACGCGGTGACGGCGCTGTCCGGCAGCGGCCCGGCGTACTTCTTCTACCTCGTCGAGGCCATGACCGACGCGGGCATCCTGCTCGGCCTGCCGCGCGCGGTCGCGCACGACCTCATCGTGCAGACGGCGGTCGGCGCGGCGACGATGCTGCGCGACTCGGGCGAGCACCCCGTGAAGCTGCGCGAGGCCGTCATGTCGCCGGCCGGCACGACGATCAGCGCGATCCGCGCCATGGAGGACCACGGGGTGCGCGCCGCCCTGCTCGCCGCCCTGGAGGCGGCCCGCGACCGCTCCCGCGAGCTCGCCTCAGGCCAGGGCTGAGCGCCCTCAGCCCGCCCCGGCGCCCGTACGGGGCCGCAGTCCCGCCCCGCGGCGGGCCCAGGCCCTGCGCTGCACGAGCAGGGTGAGCAGGCAGGCCAGCACGATCCCGGCCAGGTTGAGCACGAGCTGGACCGCCGAGCCCACGGCCTCGTCCGCGACCCCGTAGGCCACCGCCACCGCCGCGTTCGCCGCCGCCGGCACGGTGGTGACGGAGATGACGACGCCCACGAGCGCCCCGGACTTGGCCGAGGTGAGCGAGAGCGTGCCCGCCACCCCGGCGAGCAGGGCGACGACGAAGGACAGCGCGTCCGGGCGCCAGATGAAGTCGGTGAGGGGGCGGGGCGCCTCGAGGAGCGAGCGGTCGACCAGCCCCCACCAGGTCAGCAGCCAGGTCGAGAGGACCGTGGCGAGGGCGCCGACGGGGAAGCCGACGAGCAGCGCGGTCGCGGAGCGCGCCGCGGGGCGCCAGCGCCGCTGGACGAGGGCGACGCACGTGCCGGCGGTCGGGCCGAACTCCGGGCCGACGACCATCGCGCCGATGACGAGGATCGGCGAGTCCAGCAGCACCCCGATGCCGGCCAGCACGGTGGCGATCGCCATGAGGGCGAGGAAAGTGACCGACAGGGTCGACTCCTCCTGCGTCCCGGCCGCGACCTGCTCCCAGACGATGGCGTCGCTGCCGTGCCCCGGCGCCTCCTCCTCCGCCTCGCGGGCGCCGCGGGAGACCGACAGGTCGACCGCGTCGAGGGTGAGCGCGCCGCGCTCCGCGACCCCGAGCGCC from Vallicoccus soli encodes:
- a CDS encoding ABC transporter permease; translation: MTTLATPLPAATAAAHPGSFARDTWLVLVRELRPVLRDPFSLVVSMAQPLVFLALFAPLLGDVPGLGDGPALQWFVPGTIAMTCLFGASMTGSNLLLEMQTGSHERLLVAPLRRSALLVGRALKEVVPAVAQGVIVLAVVTPTSFDLHVTGAVVALLLLAAFSVGVGALSYALALASREQDWMFWAVQQTLVFPVLLLAGMLLPVDDGPAWLRAASSLDPLTYVVEAARDLLSGELATAAVGYGWLAALLVVAVGLAVGTRAVRRAG
- a CDS encoding DUF389 domain-containing protein, coding for MLHLRLIVPPDRTPAVHELLARHEGVTHVVHLPGAAVQPPGDVVTADVAREAADSLVEDLTALGVAERGALTLDAVDLSVSRGAREAEEEAPGHGSDAIVWEQVAAGTQEESTLSVTFLALMAIATVLAGIGVLLDSPILVIGAMVVGPEFGPTAGTCVALVQRRWRPAARSATALLVGFPVGALATVLSTWLLTWWGLVDRSLLEAPRPLTDFIWRPDALSFVVALLAGVAGTLSLTSAKSGALVGVVISVTTVPAAANAAVAVAYGVADEAVGSAVQLVLNLAGIVLACLLTLLVQRRAWARRGAGLRPRTGAGAG
- a CDS encoding methyl-accepting chemotaxis protein — translated: MNRLHSVRIRTRLTALVVVAALGLLALTGLAALQLSGSTMEGRKAATRSVVETALGVVESYAAREQAGELTREQAQAGALDTLRTLRYAGEEYFWVNDDGPTMLMHPVKPELDGTDVSGLEDPDGVAVFVEFVRTVQADGAGFVEYQWPKPGEEQPQPKVSYVAGYEPWGWVVGSGTYVDDVHAAVRAEVASLALKALPLVLAVALLSLLVSRSITAPLARAVEVLRSGDLSRRLPEGSRNELDQLGGALNATLAGVGDVVAQVRAASGQLVAAAQRVSQGTEDIARTAGETGAEAAEAASAAGAISGGIETVAAGAEEMGASIREISHSANEAARVAGEAVSVAERTNATVAQLGESSAQIGTVIRTITSIAEQTNLLALNATIEAARAGEAGKGFAVVANEVKELAQETARATEDIARRVDAIQGDTGGAVDAIAEIGRIIDQINAHQVTIASAVEEQTATTSEMSRSVASTAEGGRGVSASVEAVARASERTAEGLGELRGAAADLLRTAGELDGALGRFRG
- the proC gene encoding pyrroline-5-carboxylate reductase, whose protein sequence is MGERIAVLGAGKMGEALLSGMLRAGRPATDLVVSVRRAERGEELRERYGVDVLPLADAARAATTLILAVKPQDMGALLDELAPHVGADRLVVSAAAGIPAAAIERRLAPGVAVVRVMSNTPVLVDEAMSVLSAGTSATAEHLDRAEELFAPVGRTLRVPEAQQDAVTALSGSGPAYFFYLVEAMTDAGILLGLPRAVAHDLIVQTAVGAATMLRDSGEHPVKLREAVMSPAGTTISAIRAMEDHGVRAALLAALEAARDRSRELASGQG
- a CDS encoding ATP-binding cassette domain-containing protein, which codes for MIRTEALARTFTRGGTTVEAVRGLDLQVARGELVALLGPNGAGKSTTLRMLTTLLAPTSGRASVAGHDVVADPRAVRRRTGYVGQGNGAGHHQRGRDELVGQARVHGLGRAEARRRADELVAALDLGAVVDRRVGTLSGGQRRRLDVALGLVGAPDVLFLDEPSTGLDPHNRAALQEHVRALRSRRDTTVVLTTHYLDEADALAERVVVVDHGRVIADDTPARLKAELAGDRLVLRLGDADAAARAAGRLRAAGAGEVEADGAQVRARLADAPALVPRLLHDLEAAGAPVASVEVSRPTLDDVFLRLTGRSLREGGAGTPTSHEEAAA